One genomic region from Planktothrix serta PCC 8927 encodes:
- a CDS encoding kinetochore Spc7 family protein yields the protein MKNLFLLGTLSFSIAFGLGIVVEKNITKSAAIGGIATISTLSSAFVLSKKSEGELKKLNSQTETLKSLENQILNLKNQKIKLVKVIDIKTQLKLTIELEYNLIIGEVNSLKEEIKSLNTQRENLQNVIDNLQNQERNLLQLIDKKTQSKITSEPQNSSLLTKIKDPRKKIHKKIEILTEKNTLYAQNLASIPQDFWSIYKYNVETFRYQIPRNNWGYHWSKLAHGLNILSEENTLLAYFAFYGGSHYYKLLYLLERFFSNLTQFQINLNIEIIDYGCGQALGTTCFLDYLIQNNFPSIIIDRITLIEPSEIALSRGILHINHLRLDSQNIDIKLINKQLESLNKNDFSTSTQNIKLHIFSNILDITGFEINNLANTIRESQSGMNYFLCVSPTDLENRIQQFFNFWYQNGCYTEEIQLSSEDLYQETWRFKLDKFKLDKIHRTQKLFYVNL from the coding sequence ATGAAAAATTTATTTTTATTAGGAACATTGAGTTTTAGTATTGCTTTTGGTTTAGGTATAGTAGTAGAGAAAAATATTACTAAAAGTGCTGCCATAGGTGGTATAGCAACAATTAGTACCCTTAGTAGTGCGTTTGTTTTAAGCAAAAAATCTGAAGGAGAACTTAAAAAGCTCAATAGCCAAACCGAAACCTTAAAAAGCCTTGAAAATCAGATTTTAAACCTGAAAAATCAAAAGATAAAACTGGTAAAAGTAATTGATATAAAAACTCAATTAAAACTAACTATTGAATTAGAATATAATTTAATTATTGGAGAGGTTAATAGTCTTAAAGAAGAGATTAAATCTCTAAATACCCAGCGAGAGAATCTGCAAAATGTCATTGATAACCTTCAAAATCAAGAGAGAAATCTTTTACAATTAATTGACAAGAAAACTCAGTCAAAAATAACCAGTGAACCCCAAAATAGTTCTCTCTTAACAAAAATCAAAGACCCACGGAAAAAAATTCACAAAAAAATAGAAATTTTAACAGAAAAAAATACCTTATATGCACAAAATTTAGCTTCTATACCACAAGATTTTTGGTCAATATATAAGTATAATGTTGAGACTTTTCGTTATCAAATACCACGCAATAATTGGGGATACCATTGGAGTAAACTAGCACATGGTTTAAATATTTTATCTGAGGAAAATACTCTTTTGGCTTATTTTGCCTTTTATGGTGGCTCTCATTATTATAAATTATTATATTTATTAGAAAGATTCTTTAGTAATTTAACTCAATTCCAAATAAATCTAAATATAGAGATAATTGATTATGGGTGTGGACAAGCATTAGGAACAACCTGCTTTCTTGATTATTTAATACAGAATAATTTTCCGAGTATAATAATAGATAGAATTACATTAATTGAACCTTCCGAAATAGCTTTAAGCCGTGGAATTTTACATATAAATCATTTGCGTTTGGATTCCCAGAATATAGATATTAAATTAATTAATAAACAGCTTGAATCCTTAAATAAAAATGACTTTTCAACATCAACTCAGAACATCAAGTTACATATTTTTTCAAATATATTAGATATTACAGGATTTGAAATCAATAACTTAGCTAATACTATTAGGGAAAGTCAGTCAGGCATGAATTATTTCCTTTGTGTTAGTCCTACAGATTTAGAAAATAGAATTCAACAGTTTTTTAACTTTTGGTATCAAAATGGATGCTATACAGAAGAAATACAATTATCATCAGAAGATTTATATCAAGAAACATGGAGGTTTAAATT